A region of Ferruginibacter albus DNA encodes the following proteins:
- a CDS encoding glutamine synthetase III family protein, whose protein sequence is MQSLRFKAIDKLNNSTTDIKVESSAKITAIFGENVFTIKKARQFLSDEAFKSLLSSVRGGKKIDRMMGNQIANGIKAWAETKGVTHFTHWFQPLTGASAEKHDSFFTIKGDGTPIEEFEGAALIQQEPDASSFPSGGLRATFEARGYTAWDPSSPPFVMEIGTGKTLCIPTIYVSYTGESLDAKTPLLKALVALDKAAVDVCQYFDKNITKVTPTLGWEQEYFVVDAGLANARPDILMSGRSVFGHAPAKGQQLEDHYFGTIPERIYAFMRDFEEESYKLGIPLRTRHNEVAPAQFECAPIFEEVNLAVDHNLLLMDLMTRVAKRHSLAVLLHEKPFAGINGSGKHNNWSMATDTGVNLLAPGKTPKTNLMFLTFFVNTIKAVHDYADLLRASIAGAGNDHRLGANEAPPAIISIFIGKYLSEVLNQVETRVGGKFDEQDEAMLKLDIHKSIPELMLDNTDRNRTSPFAFTGNKFEFRAVGSSVSCAQAMTVLNTIVAETLKQFKKDVEASIDKGEKKEIAVMHVIQRYVVESKKVLFEGDGYSDEWEKEAAKRGLPNVKTTPLALDAYLTKKSKTLFESNDIYNHIELEARHEIMLEEYIKKVQIEARIMGELATTIILPSVIKYQNVLIQNIKGLKDAGLSEAAYASQTQVLEKICKHIEGMSSGVEAMIAERKKANALTDTREKAIAYCDTIKGKYFDVIRYNVDKLEMLVDDAHWMLPKYRELLFLR, encoded by the coding sequence ATGCAATCTCTCCGTTTTAAGGCAATTGATAAATTAAACAATAGTACTACTGATATTAAAGTAGAATCTTCTGCAAAGATCACCGCCATTTTTGGTGAGAATGTTTTCACTATAAAAAAGGCCCGACAGTTTTTAAGCGATGAAGCTTTTAAAAGCTTATTGTCATCGGTACGTGGTGGAAAAAAGATCGACCGCATGATGGGCAATCAAATTGCCAACGGAATTAAAGCATGGGCAGAAACAAAAGGAGTGACGCATTTTACACACTGGTTTCAACCATTAACGGGTGCATCTGCAGAAAAGCATGATTCATTTTTTACTATAAAAGGAGATGGAACACCTATTGAAGAATTCGAAGGTGCTGCATTAATCCAACAGGAACCGGATGCATCTTCTTTTCCAAGCGGAGGTTTAAGAGCAACATTCGAAGCAAGAGGTTATACTGCATGGGATCCTTCTTCTCCACCATTTGTAATGGAGATCGGAACAGGTAAAACGTTATGCATACCAACTATATATGTATCCTACACCGGAGAATCATTGGATGCAAAAACCCCCTTGTTAAAAGCATTGGTGGCCTTAGATAAGGCAGCGGTAGATGTATGCCAATATTTTGATAAGAACATTACCAAAGTAACGCCTACATTAGGTTGGGAGCAGGAATACTTTGTAGTAGATGCAGGCTTGGCAAATGCCCGTCCTGATATATTAATGTCCGGTCGTTCAGTATTTGGTCATGCGCCTGCAAAAGGGCAACAATTAGAAGATCATTATTTTGGAACCATACCCGAACGCATATACGCTTTTATGCGTGACTTTGAAGAAGAGTCTTATAAATTAGGTATTCCATTACGTACACGTCATAATGAAGTGGCTCCTGCACAATTTGAATGTGCACCCATCTTTGAAGAAGTGAACCTGGCGGTTGATCATAATTTATTATTGATGGATCTTATGACCCGTGTTGCTAAACGTCATAGCCTGGCAGTATTGTTACACGAAAAACCATTTGCAGGGATCAACGGCAGTGGTAAGCATAATAACTGGAGTATGGCAACGGATACCGGCGTTAATTTATTAGCTCCCGGTAAAACGCCGAAAACCAATTTAATGTTCCTTACCTTTTTTGTGAACACTATTAAAGCGGTACACGATTATGCAGATCTGTTAAGAGCTTCAATAGCAGGCGCCGGTAACGACCATCGGTTAGGTGCAAACGAAGCACCACCGGCTATCATTTCTATCTTCATTGGTAAGTATTTATCAGAAGTATTGAACCAGGTAGAAACAAGAGTAGGAGGCAAGTTCGATGAACAGGATGAAGCCATGTTGAAACTGGATATTCATAAAAGTATTCCGGAGTTGATGTTGGACAATACAGACAGGAACAGAACCTCTCCTTTTGCATTTACCGGAAATAAGTTCGAGTTCAGGGCGGTTGGTTCTTCTGTAAGTTGCGCACAGGCAATGACAGTTTTGAATACCATTGTTGCAGAAACATTAAAGCAGTTTAAGAAAGATGTGGAAGCGAGCATTGATAAAGGAGAGAAGAAAGAAATTGCGGTAATGCACGTTATTCAACGCTATGTAGTAGAAAGTAAAAAAGTATTATTTGAAGGAGATGGATATAGCGATGAATGGGAGAAAGAAGCAGCTAAGCGTGGTTTACCAAATGTAAAAACAACGCCATTGGCATTGGATGCATATCTGACTAAAAAATCAAAAACACTTTTTGAAAGCAACGATATATACAATCATATTGAATTGGAAGCCCGCCACGAAATAATGCTGGAGGAGTATATTAAAAAAGTGCAGATAGAAGCGAGGATAATGGGAGAGTTGGCAACTACTATCATATTGCCATCTGTAATAAAATACCAGAACGTATTAATTCAAAATATTAAGGGATTGAAAGATGCCGGGTTGAGTGAAGCTGCTTATGCAAGTCAAACCCAGGTGTTAGAAAAAATATGCAAGCATATTGAAGGTATGAGTAGCGGCGTGGAGGCAATGATCGCTGAACGTAAAAAGGCAAATGCATTAACAGACACTAGAGAAAAAGCAATCGCATATTGCGATACTATTAAGGGCAAATATTTTGATGTTATCCGTTATAATGTAGATAAATTGGAGATGTTGGTAGACGATGCCCATTGGATGTTGCCTAAATACAGGGAGCTTCTTTTCCTAAGATAA
- the purL gene encoding phosphoribosylformylglycinamidine synthase subunit PurL, with product MDITVKTAEELRLTAEEFELIKQKLGRTPNFTELCCFSAMWSEHCSYKNSIKWLKTLPREGKKMLVKAGEENAGVMDIGDGYGVVFKIESHNHPSAIEPFQGAATGVGGIHRDIFTMGARPIASLNSLRFGNLKEAKTQHLLAGVVHGIGHYGNCFGVPTVGGEIYFENCYHTNPLVNAMSVGTLKNGETISATAKGTGNPVFFVGSATGKDGIGGASFASANITEDSVEDLPAVQVGDPFQEKKLLEACLEVIKTGAVVGMQDMGAAGIICSTSEMSAKGNVGMNIHLDKVPARQNNMKAWELLLSESQERMLMVVEKGKEEAVLKVFDKWDLPCSEIGTVTEDGILNFYMNGELEASLPAEELVLGGGAPQYTREFTRPSYLDKVESFKIDSIGEPKNLKEVAEQLIQIPSIASKRWIYVQYDSTVGAGTVGTNAPSDAAVVIAKPTDKGLALTTDCNSRYVYADPYKGAMIAVAEAARNIVCSGGQPIGVTNCLNFGNPYNPEVYYQFTEAIKGMGEACKKFDTPVTGGNVSFYNQSPDGAVYPTPTIGMVGVMDSVNDKMTLNFKECGDAIYLIGKSRNDINSSEYLHKIHGVEHSPAPHFDIDEEFALQQAISSLIKDKLISSAHDISDGGLFITLIESGFTNCLGVDVKQAATDIRKDAYWFGEAQSRVVVSVKKEDIAKIESFLKGKNIAFEKLGTVTSGEIIIDDTNWGNIAEWKDKYDNAIGNLLAVHESEHALSAL from the coding sequence ATGGACATAACCGTTAAAACCGCCGAAGAACTTCGCCTTACTGCCGAAGAGTTTGAACTGATAAAACAAAAGCTTGGACGCACTCCAAATTTCACTGAACTGTGTTGCTTTAGCGCCATGTGGAGCGAACACTGCAGCTATAAAAATTCTATTAAATGGCTGAAAACGTTACCTCGTGAAGGAAAGAAAATGCTGGTAAAAGCCGGTGAAGAGAATGCCGGTGTGATGGACATTGGCGATGGTTATGGTGTGGTGTTTAAAATAGAAAGTCATAATCACCCTTCAGCTATTGAACCCTTTCAAGGGGCGGCTACCGGCGTGGGCGGTATTCACCGTGATATTTTCACCATGGGCGCTCGTCCTATTGCTTCTTTAAATTCTCTTCGTTTCGGGAATTTAAAAGAAGCGAAAACGCAACATCTGTTAGCAGGTGTGGTGCATGGTATTGGTCATTACGGAAATTGTTTTGGCGTACCAACTGTTGGTGGCGAAATATACTTTGAAAACTGCTATCATACGAACCCGTTAGTGAATGCAATGAGCGTTGGCACATTAAAAAATGGTGAAACAATTTCTGCTACTGCAAAAGGAACGGGCAATCCTGTTTTCTTTGTTGGTAGTGCAACTGGTAAGGATGGTATTGGCGGTGCTTCTTTCGCATCTGCAAATATTACAGAAGATAGTGTGGAAGATCTACCTGCTGTACAGGTAGGTGATCCGTTTCAAGAAAAAAAATTATTGGAAGCTTGTTTGGAAGTAATCAAAACCGGCGCTGTTGTTGGAATGCAGGATATGGGTGCTGCCGGAATTATTTGTTCTACATCTGAAATGAGTGCTAAAGGAAACGTAGGAATGAATATTCATTTGGATAAAGTTCCTGCACGACAAAATAACATGAAAGCCTGGGAATTATTATTAAGTGAAAGCCAGGAAAGAATGTTGATGGTAGTAGAAAAAGGAAAAGAAGAGGCGGTGTTAAAAGTGTTTGATAAATGGGATCTGCCTTGCAGTGAAATTGGAACAGTAACAGAAGATGGCATATTGAATTTTTATATGAATGGAGAACTGGAAGCATCATTACCAGCAGAAGAATTGGTATTGGGCGGCGGCGCTCCACAATACACAAGAGAGTTTACCAGGCCTTCTTATTTAGATAAAGTGGAATCATTTAAAATTGATTCAATTGGTGAACCTAAAAATTTAAAAGAAGTTGCAGAGCAGTTAATTCAAATTCCAAGTATTGCATCTAAACGTTGGATATATGTGCAATATGATAGCACTGTTGGTGCAGGCACAGTAGGTACAAACGCTCCAAGTGATGCGGCTGTTGTTATTGCTAAACCTACTGATAAAGGTTTGGCATTGACTACCGATTGTAACAGCCGTTATGTGTATGCTGATCCATATAAAGGTGCAATGATCGCTGTTGCTGAAGCTGCAAGAAATATTGTTTGCAGTGGCGGACAACCAATCGGTGTTACCAACTGTTTGAACTTTGGCAACCCTTATAACCCGGAAGTATATTATCAATTTACAGAAGCAATTAAAGGAATGGGAGAAGCTTGTAAAAAGTTTGATACTCCTGTCACCGGTGGTAATGTTAGCTTTTACAATCAATCGCCTGATGGCGCTGTTTATCCTACACCAACAATTGGTATGGTAGGCGTAATGGATAGTGTGAATGATAAGATGACATTGAATTTTAAAGAATGCGGCGATGCCATTTATTTAATTGGCAAAAGCAGGAATGATATTAATTCATCTGAATATTTACATAAGATACACGGCGTAGAACATAGTCCTGCTCCGCACTTTGATATTGATGAAGAGTTTGCATTGCAACAAGCTATCAGCTCATTAATAAAAGATAAATTAATTTCATCTGCACATGATATCAGCGATGGTGGTTTATTTATTACATTGATAGAAAGCGGCTTTACTAATTGTTTAGGCGTTGATGTAAAACAAGCGGCAACGGATATACGCAAAGATGCTTATTGGTTTGGAGAAGCGCAAAGCCGTGTAGTTGTTTCTGTTAAAAAAGAAGATATCGCTAAAATTGAATCTTTCCTAAAAGGAAAAAATATTGCTTTTGAAAAATTAGGCACTGTAACATCGGGCGAAATAATTATAGATGATACCAATTGGGGGAATATTGCTGAGTGGAAAGATAAATATGATAATGCAATTGGTAATTTGTTAGCCGTGCATGAATCAGAACATGCGTTAAGTGCTTTGTAA
- a CDS encoding glycosyltransferase family 9 protein, with product MKFLVIRLSSIGDIVLASPVLRCLKQQVTDAEVHFLTKSSFKIVTEANPYIDKFFYYNNNMDELIEDLKEENYDYIIDLHNNIRTLRIKTALKVKSNTINKLNTQKFLLTKLRINLMPGIHITKRSLQTVESFGVKDDGFGLDYFIPEKDIVPQKDIPTSHLAGFIAIVIGASYFTKKLPVHKLKELCNKIDHPIILLGGKDDEKNGREIAAVDPVKIYNACGKFNLNESADLVRRSKLVISHDTGLQYIACAFNKQVLAIWGGTTPKLDVEPYYGSRFLSTQNKLPYENIIVPGLWCQPCSKFGKKKCPLGHFKCMELQNIDNIVQKVNERLKK from the coding sequence ATGAAGTTTCTCGTAATAAGACTTTCTTCTATTGGCGACATTGTGCTGGCATCTCCTGTACTGCGTTGCCTCAAGCAACAGGTAACAGATGCTGAAGTTCACTTTCTTACCAAATCATCTTTCAAAATAGTTACTGAAGCCAATCCATACATTGATAAGTTTTTTTATTACAACAATAATATGGATGAGCTGATCGAAGATCTAAAAGAAGAAAACTACGATTACATCATCGACCTACATAATAATATCCGCACATTAAGAATTAAGACTGCGCTAAAAGTAAAGTCGAACACCATTAATAAACTTAATACGCAAAAATTCCTGTTGACGAAATTGCGTATTAACCTGATGCCAGGTATTCATATTACTAAACGCAGCTTGCAAACGGTTGAAAGTTTTGGAGTGAAAGATGATGGTTTTGGATTGGATTATTTTATTCCTGAAAAGGATATTGTTCCGCAAAAAGATATTCCTACTTCTCATTTAGCAGGCTTTATAGCGATTGTTATCGGTGCATCATATTTTACAAAAAAATTACCCGTACATAAATTAAAAGAGCTGTGTAATAAGATCGATCATCCTATTATTTTATTAGGAGGAAAAGACGATGAAAAAAATGGAAGGGAAATTGCGGCTGTTGATCCTGTAAAAATTTATAACGCTTGCGGTAAGTTTAATTTGAATGAATCTGCAGACTTAGTAAGACGTTCAAAATTGGTAATCTCTCATGATACAGGCTTGCAATATATCGCCTGTGCTTTTAATAAGCAAGTATTGGCGATTTGGGGTGGCACTACGCCAAAGCTGGATGTAGAGCCCTATTACGGCAGCCGTTTTTTATCTACTCAAAATAAATTACCTTACGAAAATATTATAGTGCCGGGTTTATGGTGCCAGCCATGCAGCAAATTTGGAAAGAAAAAATGCCCGCTTGGACATTTTAAATGCATGGAATTGCAAAACATAGACAACATTGTACAAAAAGTAAATGAACGATTAAAAAAATGA
- the proC gene encoding pyrroline-5-carboxylate reductase yields the protein MSKKIAIIGGGNLGSAIAEGILKSKFAKAADIIVTKRNVSTLKSLKDKGIAVISDNAEAVRKSELIILAVKPFQIADVLSGLKKELTAKHILVSVITGVSIADIEEITKKKLPVFRAMPNTAIAIQQSITCISQKNASDEQIKYVKELFATLGKEVSIDEKLMDAATVLGACGTAYAMRYIRANIQGGIEIGFDANTANTIVAQTVKGAAELLLQKGTHPEQEIDKVTTPKGCTIAGLNEMEHQGFSSSLIKGIAASYDKILKG from the coding sequence ATGAGTAAGAAAATAGCCATCATAGGCGGAGGAAATTTAGGTAGCGCCATTGCAGAAGGAATATTGAAAAGCAAGTTTGCAAAAGCTGCTGATATTATCGTTACCAAAAGAAATGTAAGCACCTTAAAGTCATTAAAAGACAAAGGTATTGCTGTTATCAGCGATAATGCAGAAGCTGTACGTAAAAGCGAATTGATCATTTTGGCAGTTAAGCCTTTCCAGATTGCAGATGTATTAAGCGGATTAAAAAAAGAACTAACGGCAAAGCATATACTGGTTTCTGTTATAACGGGCGTTTCTATTGCTGATATTGAAGAAATCACCAAAAAGAAATTACCTGTTTTTCGTGCTATGCCTAACACGGCGATCGCTATTCAACAAAGCATTACCTGCATCAGTCAGAAAAATGCAAGCGATGAACAAATCAAATACGTAAAAGAGTTGTTTGCTACATTAGGCAAAGAAGTAAGCATTGACGAAAAATTAATGGATGCTGCTACTGTACTAGGCGCTTGCGGAACTGCCTATGCCATGCGTTATATTCGTGCCAACATTCAAGGTGGTATTGAAATTGGTTTTGATGCAAATACTGCAAACACCATCGTTGCACAAACCGTAAAAGGCGCAGCGGAATTATTATTGCAAAAAGGCACTCATCCTGAACAGGAAATTGACAAAGTAACTACTCCAAAAGGCTGTACGATAGCAGGTTTAAACGAAATGGAACATCAGGGTTTCAGTTCTTCTTTGATAAAAGGAATTGCGGCGAGTTATGATAAGATATTAAAGGGATAA
- a CDS encoding cysteine hydrolase family protein, with translation MITTLDKNTALILIDLQKGVAGLPTAHTMGTILNNSAKLVAAFRKANLPIVIVNVNPAGAAWTKTRKEPNPVPNRAFKEDWLEIVPEIQTQPGDIFITKHTWGAFFETKLHEALQEKNVTGIVIAGVATSIGVEGTARQASELGYNISFVKDAMTDMFPEAHDNSLKHIFPRMGEIGDTVDVIEKLA, from the coding sequence ATGATTACCACACTTGACAAAAACACCGCTTTGATTTTGATCGACCTTCAAAAAGGAGTTGCAGGGTTACCCACTGCACATACAATGGGTACTATCTTAAACAATTCGGCAAAATTGGTAGCTGCTTTTCGAAAAGCAAATTTGCCGATCGTAATAGTAAATGTAAATCCTGCCGGCGCAGCATGGACAAAAACACGTAAAGAACCCAATCCTGTTCCCAATCGTGCTTTTAAAGAAGATTGGCTGGAGATCGTACCTGAAATACAAACACAACCTGGTGATATTTTTATAACCAAGCATACCTGGGGCGCTTTTTTTGAAACCAAGCTTCACGAAGCTTTACAGGAAAAAAATGTTACAGGGATTGTTATTGCCGGTGTAGCTACAAGTATTGGCGTAGAAGGTACAGCAAGACAGGCAAGCGAATTAGGCTATAATATTTCTTTTGTAAAAGATGCAATGACAGATATGTTTCCCGAAGCACACGATAACAGTTTAAAACATATTTTTCCTCGAATGGGAGAGATAGGAGATACCGTTGATGTTATTGAAAAATTAGCATAG
- a CDS encoding MFS transporter — MKITTFKAFKSRNYRLFFAGQSISLIGTWMQKTAVSWVIYSLTHSKFMLGVTLFATMFPSFLFSFIGGIAADRYDRYKLLLATQIVSMVQALLLTVLIFLGYYSVTGIIVLSVLLGVVNAFDVPARQSLVYEMVDDKNDLPNALALNSSMVNLSRLIGPGIAGIAIEKLGDAVCFGLNALSFLAVIVSLLMMKLPKRAMKPKTKNAFADFKEGFTYIKQTPEIAFIIIMLGLISLLVLPFATLIPVYAKDIFHGTASTFGVIDSVIGLGAFSGAIFLASLKPGTELRKILTINTFVFGIGLVLFSHCTNYPFALLFAAIGAFGMMSQVTISNTIIQTTVSADMRGRIISFYAMAFFGLTPLGGLIVGSVSQWIDVQNTVLAEGILAILIGILHLRFIRKQKLKQSVEKMISKQPVEVAIEV; from the coding sequence ATGAAGATCACTACATTCAAAGCTTTTAAAAGTCGTAATTATCGGCTGTTTTTTGCAGGACAATCAATTTCATTGATAGGAACGTGGATGCAAAAAACCGCTGTAAGCTGGGTAATTTATTCCCTTACTCATTCAAAGTTTATGTTGGGAGTTACTTTATTCGCTACCATGTTCCCATCATTTTTATTTTCTTTTATAGGTGGAATTGCTGCGGATAGGTATGATCGCTACAAACTGCTTTTAGCAACACAGATAGTATCTATGGTGCAGGCATTATTGCTGACCGTATTGATATTTTTAGGATATTATTCCGTTACAGGAATAATTGTATTGAGCGTTTTATTAGGAGTTGTTAATGCATTTGATGTGCCTGCACGCCAATCGTTGGTGTATGAAATGGTAGATGATAAAAATGACTTGCCGAATGCGTTAGCATTAAATTCATCGATGGTTAACCTGTCCAGATTGATCGGTCCGGGCATTGCAGGTATTGCTATTGAAAAATTAGGAGATGCAGTTTGTTTTGGATTGAACGCCTTGAGCTTTTTGGCTGTGATCGTTTCCTTATTAATGATGAAACTGCCTAAGCGTGCCATGAAGCCAAAAACAAAGAATGCTTTTGCCGATTTCAAAGAAGGATTTACTTATATAAAACAAACTCCTGAAATAGCATTTATAATTATCATGCTCGGTCTAATAAGTTTGTTGGTACTTCCCTTTGCAACACTAATACCTGTATATGCAAAAGATATTTTTCATGGAACGGCCTCTACGTTTGGTGTAATTGATAGTGTGATCGGCTTAGGTGCTTTTTCGGGTGCTATCTTTTTAGCATCCTTAAAACCGGGTACTGAATTACGAAAAATTTTAACCATCAATACTTTTGTTTTCGGTATTGGATTGGTGTTGTTTTCGCATTGTACCAATTATCCATTCGCATTATTATTTGCTGCTATAGGCGCATTTGGAATGATGTCGCAGGTGACTATCAGCAATACCATTATACAAACCACTGTAAGTGCAGATATGCGGGGAAGAATAATCAGTTTTTATGCTATGGCTTTTTTTGGGTTAACGCCTTTAGGAGGCTTGATCGTAGGCTCTGTATCGCAATGGATAGATGTTCAAAATACAGTACTGGCAGAAGGCATTCTGGCAATACTTATAGGTATTCTGCATCTGCGCTTTATTAGAAAACAAAAACTAAAACAGTCTGTAGAAAAAATGATCTCCAAACAGCCTGTTGAAGTTGCAATAGAAGTATAA
- a CDS encoding MarR family winged helix-turn-helix transcriptional regulator, with protein MPTKTEEQQLASDLRTVIRRLIMKLRSKSDVNGKLSLTEHSTLSLLDHHKELTPSELATMEKITTQSMSQIINHLVELEYINRKPSKTDKRKSIITLSKKGQQVLYTVRDERDIWLSKALKETCSAQELQLLQKAINSLTKLVNYD; from the coding sequence ATGCCAACAAAAACTGAAGAGCAACAATTAGCTTCTGATTTACGTACTGTTATACGCAGGCTTATAATGAAACTGCGTAGCAAATCGGATGTAAACGGTAAACTTTCTCTCACTGAACATTCCACACTTTCCCTGCTCGATCATCATAAAGAACTAACACCGAGTGAACTGGCTACAATGGAAAAGATCACTACGCAATCAATGTCGCAAATAATAAATCATTTGGTTGAACTTGAATATATAAACAGGAAACCTTCTAAAACAGATAAACGTAAGTCGATCATTACCCTTTCAAAAAAAGGGCAACAGGTTTTATACACGGTTCGTGATGAGCGGGACATATGGTTAAGTAAAGCTTTAAAAGAAACCTGTTCTGCCCAGGAGTTGCAATTATTGCAGAAAGCAATAAACTCCTTAACCAAATTGGTGAATTATGATTAA
- a CDS encoding LptF/LptG family permease — translation MKKIDSYILKKFLTTFFFCLLLFTAIVVVVDISEKTEDFVRIKFSFWQLVTNYYIGFIPHIDAMLFPLFVFISVIFFTSRMADRSEVVAILSSGVSYRRFLFPYWIGSIFLALLLWVGYQYTLPKANKIWGDFLTRYIDSQNSGSVDLNRPANIYFKGADNSYIGLRSYDAIYRNGSTFFVQQFADNKLKYDLRAQSISWDTIKKQWTLNQVVEHYFTGEKERIVRTSVMKKKYDFKPEDLHSDDYFKDRLTSSELNSYINKSRLSGSEIVKSLLLEKYNRDAIPASIIILTIIAVSLASRKTRGGSGLNLGVGVILSVLYVLSSRFSVVFAEKGNFTPWLAAWTPNIIFGALAYYLYKRAMR, via the coding sequence ATGAAGAAGATAGACAGCTATATACTCAAAAAATTTCTTACCACTTTTTTCTTCTGTTTGTTATTGTTTACAGCCATCGTGGTGGTGGTAGATATTAGTGAGAAAACCGAAGATTTTGTTCGCATAAAATTTTCTTTCTGGCAGCTGGTCACTAATTATTACATTGGTTTTATTCCGCATATTGATGCCATGCTCTTTCCATTATTTGTATTTATATCCGTAATATTTTTTACTTCCAGGATGGCCGACAGATCGGAGGTGGTAGCAATATTAAGCAGTGGCGTTAGTTACAGAAGATTTTTATTTCCTTATTGGATCGGCAGTATTTTTTTAGCGTTGTTGTTGTGGGTGGGCTATCAATACACATTACCCAAAGCAAATAAAATATGGGGAGATTTTTTGACCAGGTATATTGATTCGCAGAACAGCGGTTCTGTTGATTTGAACAGGCCGGCGAATATTTATTTTAAAGGTGCCGATAATTCTTATATCGGGCTACGTTCTTATGATGCCATATATAGGAATGGATCTACTTTCTTCGTTCAGCAATTTGCCGATAATAAATTGAAATATGATCTGCGGGCGCAGTCTATTTCATGGGATACCATAAAAAAGCAATGGACACTAAATCAGGTGGTGGAACATTATTTTACAGGTGAAAAAGAAAGAATAGTACGAACATCGGTCATGAAAAAAAAATACGATTTTAAACCGGAAGATCTTCATAGCGATGATTATTTTAAAGATAGGCTAACTTCAAGTGAGTTGAATTCCTATATTAATAAAAGCAGGTTAAGCGGATCAGAAATTGTAAAATCTTTATTGCTCGAAAAATATAACCGGGATGCTATTCCTGCATCCATTATTATACTGACCATTATTGCTGTTTCTTTGGCATCACGTAAAACCCGTGGTGGTAGCGGATTAAACTTAGGAGTGGGCGTTATATTAAGCGTATTATATGTGCTGTCGAGCCGCTTCTCCGTGGTATTTGCCGAAAAGGGAAACTTTACTCCCTGGTTAGCAGCATGGACACCCAATATTATATTCGGAGCATTGGCGTATTACCTCTATAAAAGAGCCATGCGATAA
- a CDS encoding OmpA family protein — translation MKLKFSVLAVLLFISATMFAQTPVTPANLPKDAKIDVTVHDDKNDKPLQNEIVIFKSQINGTEYQGQTDAGGKFSLRLPAGDKYDYFILGFHDSLQNNVLDIPALGPNKYYSKPFTIDISFTPASSFVIQGCNFETGKAALEEESFAVLDELVSYLQRKENEVIEIDGYTDNVGKAADNLVLSQNRANTVRDYLVSKGIAATRVSAKGFGMSNPVDDNKTAEGRANNRRIEVKTLSTDN, via the coding sequence ATGAAACTGAAATTTTCTGTTTTAGCTGTTTTACTTTTTATTTCTGCAACAATGTTTGCTCAAACTCCGGTAACACCGGCTAACTTGCCAAAGGATGCAAAAATTGATGTAACAGTACACGATGATAAAAATGATAAGCCATTGCAAAATGAGATCGTTATTTTTAAAAGCCAGATAAATGGTACGGAATACCAGGGACAGACAGATGCCGGTGGTAAATTTTCATTGCGCTTACCTGCCGGGGATAAATACGATTATTTTATATTAGGCTTTCATGATTCTTTACAAAATAATGTATTGGATATTCCGGCTTTAGGTCCTAACAAATATTATTCTAAACCTTTTACCATCGACATTTCCTTTACACCTGCCAGTTCTTTTGTAATACAAGGCTGTAATTTTGAAACAGGTAAAGCAGCCTTGGAAGAAGAATCATTTGCCGTGTTGGATGAATTGGTTTCTTATCTTCAACGTAAAGAAAATGAAGTGATAGAAATAGACGGTTATACTGATAATGTTGGGAAGGCGGCAGATAACTTGGTATTATCACAAAACAGGGCAAATACAGTAAGAGACTATTTAGTGTCAAAAGGCATTGCAGCCACCAGGGTTAGTGCAAAAGGTTTTGGAATGAGTAATCCTGTTGATGATAATAAAACCGCAGAAGGAAGAGCCAACAACCGACGCATAGAAGTAAAAACATTAAGCACCGATAACTAA